The following are encoded together in the Triticum dicoccoides isolate Atlit2015 ecotype Zavitan chromosome 6B, WEW_v2.0, whole genome shotgun sequence genome:
- the LOC119323643 gene encoding transcription termination factor MTERF4, chloroplastic-like, producing the protein MLRLRCCLLTQLLSSPSASSASHLRRLISGVSPNPSFAVEDYLVATCGLTRPQAAKASPKLSHLKSPDNPDAVLSFLAGLGLSTADVAALVAKDPQFLCAKVDKTLAPVVAGLTGLGLSRSDTARLVSLSRKSFRYRSIVSKLHYYMPLFGSSKNLLRALKRNPYLLSSDLDGIVKPNVAYLHECGLGACDIAKLCSNQPRLLTTNPECIQGIVARAQNIGVPRGSAMFRHALHAIAFHSEEEVAARVDYLKSTFRWSDAEVGIAVSKAPSVLTRAKESLQRRSEFLISEVGLEPAYIAQQPAIVCYSLEGRLRPRYYAVKFLNENGLLKRNPSYSTVFTGTEKTFREKFICPHKEAAPHLQEDYDAACKGQLPTNFRFTRAKNGL; encoded by the coding sequence ATGCTCCGACTCAGGTGCTGCCTCCTCACCCAGCTCCTCTCATCTCCCTCCGCGTCTTCCGCCTCCCACCTCCGCCGCCTCATATCCGGCGTCTCCCCGAACCCTAGCTTCGCCGTGGAGGACTACCTCGTCGCCACCTGCGGCCTCACCCGACCACAGGCCGCCAAGGCCTCTCCAAAGCTCTCCCATCTCAAATCCCCCGACAACCCCGACGCCGTCCTCTCCTTCCTCGCTGGTCTCGGCCTCTCCACCGCCGAtgtcgccgccctcgtcgccaAGGACCCGCAGTTCCTCTGCGCCAAAGTGGACAAGACCCTGGCCCCCGTCGTCGCCGGGCTCACTGGCCTCGGCCTCTCGCGCTCCGACACCGCGCGCCTCGTCTCGCTCTCCCGTAAAAGCTTCCGCTATAGATCCATCGTCTCCAAGCTGCACTACTACATGCCTCTCTTTGGGTCCTCTAAGAACCTCCTCCGGGCCCTCAAGAGGAACCCCTACCTTCTCTCGTCTGACCTCGACGGCATCGTCAAGCCCAATGTCGCTTATCTGCACGAGTGCGGGCTAGGTGCTTGTGACATTGCCAAGCTATGCAGCAATCAACCGCGCCTGCTCACCACCAATCCAGAGTGCATCCAGGGCATTGTGGCACGCGCTCAAAACATAGGTGTGCCCCGTGGCTCTGCGATGTTCAGGCACGCGCTGCATGCTATTGCATTCCATAGTGAGGAGGAGGTCGCAGCTAGAGTAGACTACTTGAAGAGCACATTCAGGTGGTCGGATGCTGAGGTGGGCATTGCTGTGTCTAAAGCTCCATCGGTGCTGACGAGGGCCAAGGAATCGCTGCAGCGCAGGTCCGAGTTCCTCATCTCTGAGGTGGGCTTGGAACCGGCTTACATTGCTCAACAGCCAGCAATTGTCTGCTACAGCCTAGAGGGCCGGCTCAGGCCCCGGTACTATGCTGTAAAGTTTCTCAACGAAAATGGATTGCTCAAGCGCAACCCGAGCTACAGCACTGTTTTCACGGGGACCGAAAAGACATTCAGGGAGAAGTTCATATGCCCTCATAAGGAAGCTGCACCACACCTCCAAGAAGACTATGATGCTGCTTGTAAAGGGCAACTGCCGACTAATTTCAGATTCACACGAGCCAAGAACGGACTATGA
- the LOC119326001 gene encoding uncharacterized protein LOC119326001: MLHLRSRVIAHLVSCPATSPASPLRRLISAVSPSPAFGFSVEEYLVTTCSLTGPQAVKASAKLSHLKSPSNPDAVLAFLAGLGLSGADVAAVVAKDPQLLCAGVERTLAPNVAGLTGLGLSRSEIVRMVLLSPDRFRCKSIISKLQYYLPLFGSSENLLRALKRSSYLLSSDLDGVVKPNVKLLRECGLGACDIARLCIARPSLLSIITERSKNIIPKLHYYLPLFGSSEYLLRAFKSNSYLLSSDLEGVVKPNVTLLRECGLGACDIAKLCISTPRLLTTNPKRVQAIVASAQNIGVPRGSRMFRHALHAVASFREEEIAARVEYLRITFRWTDDEVGFAVSRAPMVLTRAKESLQRTSELLISEVGLEPAYIAHRPTLLTFSLKGRLRARHYVVKFLKENGLLGRNRDYYSAVKITEKEFVEKFICPHKEGAPHLADDYAAACKDEVPTRFRFI; the protein is encoded by the coding sequence ATGCTCCATCTACGCAGCCGCGTCATCGCCCATCTCGTCTCATGTCCAGCGACCTCTCCCGCATCCCCTCTCCGCCGCCTCATCTCCGCCGTCTCCCCAAGCCCTGCCTTCGGCTTCTCGGTGGAGGAGTACCTCGTCACCACGTGCAGCCTCACCGGACCCCAGGCCGTCAAAGCCTCCGCCAAGCTCTCCCACCTCAAATCACCATCCAATCCCGACGCAGTCCTCGCGttcctcgccggcctcggcctCTCCGGCGCCGATGTCGCCGCGGTCGTCGCCAAGGACCCGCAGCTCCTCTGCGCCGGTGTGGAGAGAACCCTGGCCCCCAACGTCGCGGGGCTCACCGGCCTCGGTCTCTCACGCTCTGAGATCGTGCGCATGGTCTTGCTCTCCCCTGACAGATTCCGCTGTAAATCCATCATCTCCAAGCTGCAGTACTATTTGCCTCTCTTTGGGTCCTCTGAGAACCTCCTCCGGGCCCTCAAGAGGAGCTCCTACCTTCTCTCGTCTGACCTCGACGGCGTGGTCAAGCCAAACGTCAAGTTGTTGCGGGAGTGCGGGCTAGGTGCTTGTGATATTGCCAGGCTCTGCATAGCTAGGCCATCCCTGCTCAGCATCATCACGGAACGCAGCAAAAACATCATCCCCAAGCTGCACTACTACTTGCCTCTCTTTGGGTCCTCTGAGTACCTCCTCCGGGCCTTCAAGAGCAACTCCTACCTTCTCTCGTCTGACCTCGAGGGTGTGGTCAAGCCCAACGTCACCTTGTTGCGGGAGTGCGGGCTAGGTGCTTGTGATATTGCCAAGTTGTGCATCTCAACACCGAGGTTGCTCACCACCAACCCCAAGCGTGTCCAGGCGATTGTGGCATCCGCTCAAAATATAGGTGTGCCCCGTGGTTCTAGGATGTTCAGGCACGCGCTGCATGCTGTTGCATCTTTCAGAGAGGAGGAGATAGCAGCCAGAGTGGAGTACTTGAGGATCACGTTCAGGTGGACGGATGATGAGGTGGGCTTTGCTGTTTCTAGGGCTCCAATGGTGCTGACGAGGGCTAAGGAATCGCTGCAGCGCACGTCCGAGCTCCTCATCTCCGAGGTGGGGTTGGAACCGGCATACATTGCTCATCGGCCGACACTGCTCACTTTCAGCCTGAAGGGCCGGCTAAGGGCCCGACACTATGTTGTAAAGTTTCTTAAGGAAAATGGATTGCTAGGTCGCAACCGGGATTACTATTCCGCAGTCAAGATAACCGAGAAGGAATTTGTGGAGAAGTTCATATGCCCTCACAAGGAAGGTGCACCACACCTGGCTGATGATTATGCGGCAGCCTGCAAAGATGAAGTGCCGACTAGATTCAGATTTATATGA
- the LOC119320562 gene encoding transcription termination factor MTERF4, chloroplastic-like, with product MVILEIPIGLQDEMRRAHICTGEDVWKLDVDGKLLLFSFLNFARSSPLVGSPAVSPNPSFAVEEYLVATCGLTRPQALKASAKLSHLKSPSNPDAVLAFLAGLGLSAADVAALVAKDPQFLCAKVERTLAPVVAGLTGLGLSRSDIAHLVSLSRDKFRCRSFVSNLQYFLHLLGSFENLLPALRRGSCFLSSDLETVVKPNVAFLRECGLGDSDIAKLCMAQLMLLGSNIECVRAMAARAQDIGVPCGSRMFRHALKAVAFLSNEKIAAKVEHLKKTFMWSDAVVGVVVSKHPSVLMRSNQMLQSKSEFLISEVGLEPTYIAHRPALLTYSLEVRLRPRHYVVKFLKESGLLDHGRDYYRAVMISEKAFVEKFICPHKEVAPHLAEDYAAACRGEVPSSFRFT from the exons ATGGTCATATTGGAAATACCTATTGGACTGCAGGATGAAATGCGCAGGGCTCACATCTGTACAG GTGAAGATGTGTGGAAACTGGATGTTGATG GGAAGCTCCTACTTTTCTCTTTTCTGAATTTTGCAAG GAGCTCACCTTTGGTTGGGTCGCCCGCCGTCTCCCCGAACCCTAGCTTCGCCGTGGAGGAGTACCTCGTCGCCACCTGCGGCCTCACCCGACCCCAGGCCCTCAAGGCCTCCGCCAAGCTCTCCCACCTCAAGTCCCCCTCCAATCCCGACGCCGtcctcgccttcctcgccggcctcggcctctccgccgccgacgtcgccgccctcgtcgccaAGGACCCGCAGTTCCTCTGCGCCAAAGTGGAGAGAACCCTGGCCCCCGTCGTCGCTGGGCTCACCGGCCTCGGCCTCTCACGTTCTGACATCGCGCACCTCGTCTCGCTCTCCCGTGACAAGTTCCGATGTAGATCCTTCGTCTCAAATCTGCAATACTTCCTGCACCTCTTGGGCTCCTTTGAGAACCTCCTCCCTGCTCTCAGGCGCGGCTCATGCTTTCTCTCGTCCGACCTCGAGACAGTGGTCAAGCCCAATGTTGCCTTCCTGCGAGAGTGCGGGCTAGGTGACTCTGACATTGCCAAGTTGTGCATGGCTCAGCTAATGCTGCTTGGCTCCAACATAGAGTGCGTCCGGGCAATGGCAGCACGCGCCCAAGATATTGGTGTGCCCTGTGGCTCTCGGATGTTCAGGCACGCGCTGAAGGCTGTTGCATTCCTCAGCAATGAGAAGATCGCCGCCAAAGTGGAGCACTTGAAGAAGACATTTATGTGGTCAGATGCTGTGGTCGGCGTTGTTGTCTCCAAGCATCCATCTGTGCTGATGAGGTCTAACCAGATGCTGCAGAGCAAGTCAGAGTTCCTCATCTCTGAGGTCGGGCTGGAACCGACATACATTGCTCATCGTCCGGCATTGCTCACGTACAGCCTGGAAGTCCGACTCAGACCACGGCACTACGTCGTAAAGTTTCTCAAGGAAAGCGGATTGCTGGATCACGGCCGGGACTATTATAGAGCAGTCATGATCAGTGAGAAAGCATTTGTGGAGAAGTTCATATGCCCTCACAAGGAAGTTGCACCACACCTTGCTGAAGACTATGCAGCAGCTTGCAGAGGGGAAGTGCCTTCCAGTTTCAGATTTACATAA